In the Gossypium arboreum isolate Shixiya-1 chromosome 10, ASM2569848v2, whole genome shotgun sequence genome, one interval contains:
- the LOC108488556 gene encoding uncharacterized protein LOC108488556 isoform X2: MAVPVMRSMSKLSIKAPPPSPIPTATGSRSAANEILTDFLEKSLQIPDLTLPECQTLRHHGLPDKVDFQSLGLREVGSVERFIRSARKYGVVAIGLHGIDAGEEVRATVKEAARVFGVLEERDTGYRRNSAGKREEIVWVDCKNERMEWARQYIGVHLYHSFSEKVEKVASKLEDVAEELGKILVENARQAGRKGFRRGESVVSIYKYNNNSNEDKLADQDPNVNEEEDGHCCDYTLSLHLPTKHCQFSLKTGPRLLTFDVAPDTLILTFGHQLEEWSMGEFKCVRGRIIYSPEFEDLRNGLKSAVLKVKKTDKIVWSYIQVFVLRKRK; encoded by the exons TCCATCACCCATCCCAACCGCCACCGGCTCACGATCCGCTGCCAACGAGATCTTAACCGACTTTCTCGAGAAGTCGTTACAGATCCCCGACCTAACGCTACCCGAGTGCCAGACACTCCGCCACCACGGCCTACCCGATAAGGTCGATTTCCAATCCCTTGGTTTAAGGGAGGTGGGGTCGGTGGAGCGGTTTATACGATCTGCACGGAAGTATGGAGTGGTGGCGATAGGGCTGCATGGGATCGATGCGGGGGAGGAGGTAAGGGCGACGGTGAAAGAGGCGGCGAGAGTGTTCGGGGTGTTGGAAGAGAGAGATACGGGATACAGGAGGAATTCGGCGGGAAAGAGGGAGGAGATTGTGTGGGTTGATTGCAAAAACGAGAGGATGGAGTGGGCTCGCCAATATATCGGCGTTCACTTGTATCACAGCTTCAG TGAAAAAGTAGAGAAAGTAGCAAGTAAACTGGAGGATGTAGCGGAAGAATTGGGGAAGATATTGGTAGAAAATGCAAGGCAGGCAGGCAGGAAGGGATTTCGAAGAGGAGAGTCAGTTGTGAGCATATACAAgtacaataataatagtaatgagGATAAGTTGGCTGACCAAGATCCAAACGTAAACGAAGAAGAAGACGGCCATTGTTGTGATTATACATTAAGCCTCCACCTTCCAACCAAGCACTGCCAATTTTCTCTCAAAACTGGGCCTCGACTTTTAACTTTTGATGTTGCTCCTGACACCCTTATTCTCACCTTTGGACATCAACTCGAG GAATGGAGCATGGGAGAATTCAAATGTGTACGGGGGCGAATTATTTATTCACCAGAA TTTGAGGATTTGAGAAATGGATTGAAGAGTGCAGTGTTGAAGGTGAAAAAGACTGACAAAATAGTTTGGTCATACATCCAAGTTTTTGtgctaagaaaaagaaaataa
- the LOC108488556 gene encoding uncharacterized protein LOC108488556 isoform X1 → MAVPVMRSMSKLSIKAPPPSPIPTATGSRSAANEILTDFLEKSLQIPDLTLPECQTLRHHGLPDKVDFQSLGLREVGSVERFIRSARKYGVVAIGLHGIDAGEEVRATVKEAARVFGVLEERDTGYRRNSAGKREEIVWVDCKNERMEWARQYIGVHLYHSFSEKVEKVASKLEDVAEELGKILVENARQAGRKGFRRGESVVSIYKYNNNSNEDKLADQDPNVNEEEDGHCCDYTLSLHLPTKHCQFSLKTGPRLLTFDVAPDTLILTFGHQLEEWSMGEFKCVRGRIIYSPEVSGSKCSFSMELKCSSINITHSYKKSTYKMISLADQFFVAVLIFSLYSIFMFKTSP, encoded by the exons TCCATCACCCATCCCAACCGCCACCGGCTCACGATCCGCTGCCAACGAGATCTTAACCGACTTTCTCGAGAAGTCGTTACAGATCCCCGACCTAACGCTACCCGAGTGCCAGACACTCCGCCACCACGGCCTACCCGATAAGGTCGATTTCCAATCCCTTGGTTTAAGGGAGGTGGGGTCGGTGGAGCGGTTTATACGATCTGCACGGAAGTATGGAGTGGTGGCGATAGGGCTGCATGGGATCGATGCGGGGGAGGAGGTAAGGGCGACGGTGAAAGAGGCGGCGAGAGTGTTCGGGGTGTTGGAAGAGAGAGATACGGGATACAGGAGGAATTCGGCGGGAAAGAGGGAGGAGATTGTGTGGGTTGATTGCAAAAACGAGAGGATGGAGTGGGCTCGCCAATATATCGGCGTTCACTTGTATCACAGCTTCAG TGAAAAAGTAGAGAAAGTAGCAAGTAAACTGGAGGATGTAGCGGAAGAATTGGGGAAGATATTGGTAGAAAATGCAAGGCAGGCAGGCAGGAAGGGATTTCGAAGAGGAGAGTCAGTTGTGAGCATATACAAgtacaataataatagtaatgagGATAAGTTGGCTGACCAAGATCCAAACGTAAACGAAGAAGAAGACGGCCATTGTTGTGATTATACATTAAGCCTCCACCTTCCAACCAAGCACTGCCAATTTTCTCTCAAAACTGGGCCTCGACTTTTAACTTTTGATGTTGCTCCTGACACCCTTATTCTCACCTTTGGACATCAACTCGAG GAATGGAGCATGGGAGAATTCAAATGTGTACGGGGGCGAATTATTTATTCACCAGAAGTGAGTGGATCCAAATGCTCTTTCTCCATGGAGCTTAAGTGTTCATCTATAAACATAACTCACTCTTACAAAAAATCAACTTACAAAATGATCTCCTTAGCTGATCAATTCTTTGTTGCAGTCCTTATTTTTTCCCTTTATTCTATTTTTATGTTCAAAACCTCTCCATGA